Part of the Methanophagales archaeon genome is shown below.
CAGTGTCAATGTCAGTGTCAATGTCAGTGGTAATGCCACAAATAACTCTTCTTCCGTTCCTGTTACGAATGCTGATACTGATACTGATACTAATACTGATACGAATAATATGTCAGAACACGTGTTGAATGATTCTTCTGTAGATAATAATTCTCCTTTTTCTTTTTCTGACCAAAATACATCATCAAATACATCATCAAATGTGATTCATGGGGATAATGCTGTGGCTGAGAATCACACCAATGTCACTTCAGAAGCTGCAGCAGAGGCAGAATCCGAAGGAAATCGTTCTTCGGGGCAGACCAACACGGATAACAAAACGGATACGGATACGGAGACTGATACGGAGACTGTGCTGGGTGCGATGCCCGACCTTGTTGTAACCGCGATTGAGACGCCAGGGAGCTTATGCCCCAATACCTCAAATGAGATAAAAGTAACAGTGGCGAACATCGGTGAGCAGGATATCACAACCCCCACTCCCTTCTATGTCTCACTCAAAGCCAATGAAACAGTAATAGATAGCAGGAGCATAAACGTCACACTGCCCGCTGCGGGTGAGCCCGTAACAATCAACTTCTCATGGACACCACCAAACACGGGCTCAGGCTCATATACTCTGACCGCAGTGGCAGACTCCGAGAATACGCTCAGCGAATCGAACGAAACGAACAACTGGTACACGATAAGCGTAACGATAAACGAAACCATAAACAAAGAATCCAGACCAGACCTCATCATAAAAGATATACAGACGCCTGACAAAGTCTATTCTAACGTCTCGAATACCATCACCGCAACGATAGAAAACATCGGAAATGCGAATACAAGCGTCTTCAAGGTTGCGTTTTATCTCAATGATACTGATACCGCTTTATGTCTAAAAACGGTCAATGCACTCCCTGTGGCTACGAATACGACCCTCAGCTTCGATTGGACTCCGGTTCACGCCGGGAACTACACCATAAACGTCATTGCCGATCCTGAGAATGAAACAATCGAATTAAACGATAGCAATAACGTAAACACGCTAAATATCACTGTGTTTGGGGTATCTCAGACCGACCTTAAAGTAGTCAAATTCGAGACTGCGGCTGTGGAACCATTCTTTGCCGGTGAATTGAATCTAATAAAGGCACGGATAAAGAACGTGGGCAGAGATGCCGGCAGTTTTGAGGTTTCACTGCTTGTGAATGAAGCTGAAACG
Proteins encoded:
- a CDS encoding DUF2341 domain-containing protein — its product is MAENHTNVTSEAAAEAESEGNRSSGQTNTDNKTDTDTETDTETVLGAMPDLVVTAIETPGSLCPNTSNEIKVTVANIGEQDITTPTPFYVSLKANETVIDSRSINVTLPAAGEPVTINFSWTPPNTGSGSYTLTAVADSENTLSESNETNNWYTISVTINETINKESRPDLIIKDIQTPDKVYSNVSNTITATIENIGNANTSVFKVAFYLNDTDTALCLKTVNALPVATNTTLSFDWTPVHAGNYTINVIADPENETIELNDSNNVNTLNITVFGVSQTDLKVVKFETAAVEPFFAGELNLIKARIKNVGRDAGSFEVSLLVNEAETPVDTERIPSLAFNTETVVTFGWVPESEGDYRLNITVDANNELIEENETNNHEEINVHVRPAPSWHYEQNITVENPLNCTLHDYPVLLRLDPSIFNYSEVRHGGEDISFKVGVGCEPIPYWIERWNRSGESLIWLRLEEIPPGRHRLKMYWNASAPDIPSRSDGHLIFDLFDDFECAECFNSWSRDCIRYGVSTPCNFSLFNDTPDNSSYSAKITAHRWADCIGILHKNVSIVQPRLEFWMRTEGKRNEKLRAGALAGNISADDFERVFETENVTDWRLVSVNLSEFVGRNTDLGFFAANNWWNYNVS